A single Elephas maximus indicus isolate mEleMax1 chromosome 2, mEleMax1 primary haplotype, whole genome shotgun sequence DNA region contains:
- the CDO1 gene encoding cysteine dioxygenase type 1: protein MERTEVLKPRTLAELIRILHQLFAGDEVNVEEVQAVLEAYESDPAEWAVYAKFDQYRYTRNLVDQGNGKFNLMILCWGEGHGSSIHDHTDSHCFLKMLQGNLKETLFAWPDKKSNEMIKKSERILRENQCAYINDSIGLHRVENISHTEPAVSLHLYSPPFDTCHAFDQRTGHKNKVIMTFYSKFGIRTPFTTSGSLENN, encoded by the exons ATGGAGCGGACCGAGGTGCTAAAGCCAAGAACCCTGGCCGAACTGATCCGCATCCTACACCAGCTGTTCGCCGGCGACGAAGTCAATGTGGAGGAAGTGCAGGCCGTCTTGGAAGCCTACGAGAGTGACCCCGCCGAGTGGGCAGTGTATGCCAAGTTCGACCAGTACAG ATATACCCGAAATCTTGTGGATCAAGGAAATGGAAAATTTAATCTGATGATTCTATGTTGGGGTGAAGGACACGGCAG CAGTATCCATGATCACACCGACTCCCACTGCTTTCTGAAGATGCTACAGGGAAATCTAAAGGAGACACTGTTTGCCTGGCCTGACAAAAAGTCCAATGAGATGATCAAGAAGTCTGAAAGAATCTTGAGGGAAAACCAGTGTGCCTACATCAACG ATTCCATTGGCTTACATCGGGTAGAGAATATCAGCCACACGGAACCTGCTGTGAGCCTTCACCTGTACAGTCCACCTTTTGATACATGCCATGCCTTTGATCAAAGAACAGGACATAAAAACAAAGTCATCATGACATTTTACAGCAAATTTGGAATCAGGACTCCATTT acaaCTTCAGGTTCACTGGAGAACAACTAA